A part of Trichocoleus sp. FACHB-46 genomic DNA contains:
- a CDS encoding SRPBCC family protein, protein MLIQTSAQTTINAPIERVFDGSIDCQNLPRCFTGYQAIPAILSATTTDGLSLHEGSTRIVQNSDGSKITERIISLQRPTLQTYKLLDGLKPPFSWLLRSASGKWSYQAIDSGTQITWQFEFEMRHLLAYVVFLAMVKHPFQTAQNICLANLKRTMEDSD, encoded by the coding sequence ATGCTCATCCAAACAAGTGCACAAACTACCATTAATGCACCCATTGAACGAGTGTTTGATGGGTCGATCGACTGTCAGAATCTGCCCAGGTGCTTCACAGGTTATCAGGCAATTCCTGCCATTTTGAGTGCAACTACGACCGATGGGCTATCACTCCACGAAGGTAGTACGCGCATTGTACAGAACAGTGATGGTTCTAAAATCACAGAACGCATTATTTCTCTTCAACGTCCTACCCTTCAAACCTACAAGTTGCTAGATGGGCTCAAGCCGCCATTTTCATGGCTTCTACGTTCTGCTTCTGGCAAATGGTCATATCAAGCGATCGATTCAGGAACGCAGATCACCTGGCAATTTGAGTTTGAGATGCGGCATTTACTTGCCTATGTGGTCTTCCTGGCAATGGTCAAACATCCCTTTCAAACTGCCCAGAACATTTGTCTGGCCAATCTCAAACGGACGATGGAAGATTCTGATTGA
- a CDS encoding glycosyltransferase — MKITILTTGSRGDVQPFLALGQGLKQAGYQVKLATHDTFQEMAQEYELAFAAIAGDVQALMASEAGQNMLKSQNPILLIKQYAQMVQPLVAQAIADSWAACQDSDAIIFTATAVWGYDIAEALGIPCFFASLMPQSSTPDFPYPSLPPTLHLGRTLNQLSYPLLMEGFGLIFRQPLNEFRRSQLHLPSIPFGTIYRRLDRLPTPALYGYSSSVVPRPANWSDHIQMTGYWFLDQASDWQPSPALLGFLAAGLPPVYVGFGSMSGEDSVQFTQIILDALQQTGQRGILLTGWGGIAQTELPDDVFLLSSVPHDWLFPQMAAVVHHGGAGTTAAALKAGVPSVVVPFFGDQPFWGDRVMKLGTSPSPIPKAELTVDRLAAAITTAVTNPVMQQQAKAIGAAIRAENGVEEAIGAIERYLVHSKYQSAQYV; from the coding sequence ATGAAAATTACGATTTTAACCACAGGATCACGAGGGGATGTTCAACCGTTCCTTGCCCTGGGACAAGGACTCAAACAGGCTGGATATCAAGTTAAGCTCGCCACCCACGACACGTTTCAGGAGATGGCGCAAGAGTATGAACTAGCGTTTGCTGCGATCGCCGGAGATGTCCAAGCCCTGATGGCAAGTGAAGCAGGACAGAACATGCTAAAGAGCCAGAATCCAATTTTGTTGATCAAGCAATACGCCCAAATGGTGCAACCGCTAGTGGCTCAGGCGATCGCTGATTCTTGGGCAGCTTGTCAGGATAGTGATGCCATTATCTTCACAGCTACAGCCGTTTGGGGATATGACATCGCTGAAGCATTAGGAATTCCCTGTTTTTTTGCCTCTTTAATGCCTCAAAGTTCTACCCCAGATTTCCCGTATCCTTCACTACCCCCAACATTGCATTTAGGCCGAACTCTCAATCAACTGAGTTATCCGCTGTTGATGGAAGGGTTTGGATTAATATTCAGGCAACCATTGAATGAGTTTCGTCGTTCGCAGTTACATCTTCCATCCATTCCCTTTGGAACGATTTACCGCAGACTTGATCGTTTACCAACGCCTGCTCTCTACGGGTATAGTTCCTCAGTTGTGCCTAGACCAGCCAATTGGAGCGATCACATCCAGATGACTGGCTATTGGTTTCTCGATCAAGCATCAGATTGGCAACCCTCCCCAGCACTTCTAGGCTTCCTGGCAGCAGGATTACCCCCGGTTTATGTCGGCTTCGGCAGCATGAGCGGAGAGGATTCTGTACAGTTCACTCAGATCATCCTGGATGCCCTCCAACAAACGGGACAACGGGGCATTTTGCTCACAGGCTGGGGAGGGATTGCTCAGACTGAATTGCCTGATGATGTATTTCTCCTTTCTTCTGTTCCTCATGATTGGTTGTTTCCTCAAATGGCAGCGGTCGTCCATCATGGTGGAGCGGGAACAACTGCTGCTGCGCTTAAGGCGGGAGTACCGTCTGTCGTTGTGCCCTTCTTTGGCGACCAGCCATTCTGGGGCGATCGAGTGATGAAATTGGGAACTAGTCCGTCTCCCATTCCCAAAGCCGAGTTAACGGTAGACCGTTTGGCAGCAGCCATCACAACTGCTGTCACTAATCCGGTAATGCAACAGCAGGCGAAAGCGATCGGGGCCGCAATTCGAGCAGAGAATGGAGTCGAGGAAGCGATCGGAGCTATAGAGCGTTATCTTGTACATTCTAAATATCAATCCGCTCAATATGTTTGA